A window of the Paenibacillus woosongensis genome harbors these coding sequences:
- a CDS encoding vWA domain-containing protein, which translates to MGIASWSGLWFALAIPLIILMYLFKRKYVDTLVPSHMLWNRVLRNIEANRPWQKLQNRLLLWLQLLAAALLVLALMTPFIWVRGGLSGHTVIVVDASASMSGQRNGEPGKDTPLSSTALDGLKIKVHEYIDSMGADGEITLLKLGTEPEVLLTRETDQKAIRDQIDKLEAEFGKAAYRETMSLAAAMTQDDPDASVLVFTDEQWSERADDIVFAAPVEIVSLKGEGTSNAAVEQFGIKNDGDHSTGVAVIRNYGARPFETGLNLFGDGQLLASKSVKVESGKAVTVTFDELPASDVYKIKLERDDDYAADNEAYAFRERGGAPHVLLISEGNLFLEKALQLSGARVTRMEPGTSAPSNEPDREGDKGPALPKDKPDIIIIDGLTPDYLKTGEWSRLIKETPSWTLGGDGGKIQPDSGRTTVANHPVTRYISLNDPPAAALLAGDMPSWGKPLMEIGSTPAAYAGTENGVNRLVFLFALSDGDLPLRPEFPVMVNNAVQWLQAGRTTGLGRMVAGAELEMPLNVEAAQASWVAADGYAVDAGAAPIPASAKDHSLAAVQTVPPLPGLWRFEMKGADGSVLPGYNLEVIAHPSESAIGQAKPLGFGGGGGGASAGGAAGNGTGNGTGNGTGNGTGNSTGAGQTSEDAPASPDASGKASGGVGPNPERSAKHSLTYLAALLALIVIIAEWGVYQRGRSI; encoded by the coding sequence ATGGGAATTGCCTCTTGGTCCGGACTGTGGTTCGCTTTAGCGATCCCGTTGATCATACTGATGTATCTGTTTAAGCGGAAATATGTGGATACGCTGGTTCCCAGCCATATGCTGTGGAATCGCGTGCTGCGCAATATCGAGGCCAACCGCCCATGGCAAAAGCTGCAAAACCGGCTGCTGCTGTGGCTGCAGCTTCTGGCCGCGGCGCTGCTTGTGCTTGCCCTGATGACGCCATTCATTTGGGTCAGAGGCGGCCTGTCGGGACATACGGTTATTGTCGTCGATGCTTCGGCGAGCATGAGCGGGCAGCGGAACGGAGAGCCGGGAAAGGATACTCCTTTATCCTCTACGGCGCTGGATGGTCTCAAGATAAAGGTTCATGAATATATCGACTCGATGGGCGCGGATGGCGAGATTACCTTGCTCAAACTGGGGACGGAGCCGGAAGTGCTGCTCACTCGCGAGACAGATCAGAAGGCTATCCGCGATCAGATAGACAAGCTGGAGGCCGAGTTCGGCAAAGCCGCCTACCGGGAAACGATGTCCCTTGCCGCGGCTATGACTCAGGACGATCCCGATGCGAGCGTGCTCGTATTTACCGATGAACAGTGGAGCGAGCGGGCGGACGATATTGTGTTTGCTGCTCCGGTGGAGATTGTATCCCTGAAAGGCGAAGGAACAAGCAATGCTGCGGTAGAGCAGTTTGGGATAAAAAATGACGGTGATCACAGCACTGGAGTGGCGGTTATTCGGAATTACGGTGCAAGGCCGTTTGAAACCGGCTTGAATCTGTTTGGGGACGGCCAGCTTCTGGCTTCAAAATCCGTGAAGGTGGAGAGTGGCAAAGCCGTGACCGTTACCTTCGATGAGCTCCCCGCCTCGGACGTTTATAAAATAAAACTGGAGCGGGACGACGACTATGCGGCGGATAACGAGGCTTATGCTTTTCGTGAGAGAGGCGGAGCTCCCCATGTGCTGCTTATATCAGAGGGAAATCTGTTCCTGGAAAAAGCGCTCCAGCTGTCCGGCGCGAGGGTGACCCGCATGGAACCGGGGACAAGCGCGCCCTCAAACGAACCGGATAGAGAAGGAGATAAGGGGCCGGCCCTTCCCAAGGATAAGCCGGATATAATCATTATCGATGGCCTAACCCCGGATTACCTGAAGACCGGCGAATGGAGCCGCCTGATTAAGGAGACGCCATCCTGGACACTAGGCGGAGATGGCGGGAAGATACAGCCGGACAGCGGGAGAACAACCGTTGCCAATCATCCGGTAACCCGCTATATATCGCTGAATGATCCGCCGGCCGCAGCCCTTTTGGCAGGAGACATGCCTTCATGGGGCAAACCGCTCATGGAAATCGGTTCTACGCCAGCGGCCTATGCCGGCACGGAGAACGGGGTTAACCGGCTGGTCTTTCTATTCGCGTTAAGCGACGGCGATTTGCCGCTTCGTCCGGAGTTCCCGGTCATGGTCAATAACGCCGTCCAGTGGCTGCAGGCGGGCAGAACGACAGGGCTCGGCCGCATGGTTGCCGGCGCGGAGCTGGAGATGCCGTTGAACGTTGAAGCAGCGCAGGCCTCGTGGGTGGCTGCGGACGGTTATGCTGTGGACGCAGGCGCTGCTCCAATTCCGGCGTCCGCTAAAGACCACAGCTTGGCAGCGGTACAAACCGTACCGCCGCTTCCTGGCTTATGGCGCTTTGAGATGAAAGGCGCGGATGGCAGCGTATTACCCGGATATAACCTCGAGGTGATTGCCCATCCGTCCGAATCGGCAATCGGGCAGGCGAAGCCGCTTGGTTTTGGCGGCGGCGGTGGAGGTGCGTCCGCAGGCGGGGCCGCAGGGAATGGCACAGGGAATGGCACAGGGAATGGCACAGGGAATGGCACAGGGAACAGCACAGGCGCAGGCCAGACTTCGGAGGATGCTCCTGCTAGTCCGGATGCTTCCGGTAAGGCTTCGGGCGGTGTAGGCCCTAATCCTGAGCGAAGTGCCAAGCATTCCCTTACGTATTTGGCCGCATTGCTGGCGCTGATCGTCATTATCGCAGAATGGGGGGTGTACCAGCGTGGGCGTTCAATTTAA
- a CDS encoding VWA domain-containing protein has product MGVQFNHPWVLLLLILAAAGAFYAYRSDFRLHGGRKKWAVGLRVAIVILLILALAGFQTFTWVKNKEVVFLIDRSASMEDTDAALAWAVQAAGAKGEQDSIAVVSAGLDGAIEKNLDPLPLSNGGARAEVNAAFTHLEKGLQLAGSLFGGQGNQRIVVISDGEENVGDALSAARMLKERGIAVDVLQVPSKERKDVAVESLHLPEKLYRAESFTFEVAIRSTFSGSGELRLYEDNREIGRKTVALERGENRFALQGLAKEPGLHRYKAEIFMDGDEQAANNESYAFTRVTGSPKVLIVEGKPGTTSNLENALKSGLIQYAVTDPGMLPVELAKYAGYDSIIFNNVSGEQVGGKQMELIEQAVRSYGIGFMMVGGEESFGMGGYFKTPIEKLLPVSMELQGKREIPSLGLVLVIDRSGSMEGDKIRLAKESAMRTVELLRSKDTVGVVAFDDRPWWVVEPTKLGNQKDDVIAKINSIPSAGGTDIYPAVAEATDKLLGIEAQRKHIILLTDGQSAVNSGYTELLSTMNDNHMTMSTVAVGDGADTQLLESLARGAKGRYYFVKDATTLPTIFSREAAVIARTYIVDKPFVPAIVQPGDWRESLSGGLPTIYGYVAASAKSTAQTVLASPEPDPLLARWQYGSGRTVAWTSDLTGKWSRDWVSWPGFPDAFADMVKWTFPQFSAAPFEVSTTVKGNEVYFEVAASEGVAPPDELEAVISGEDLNDAAVPLIQTSPGIYSGVTAVREPGSFLLHLQGKRGDEVVEGGGTGTGFVIPYSPEYRIVTEDAGEQLAKLADLTGGRVLAWEELGAAFDFPVQPHKSLRSWERALLIAALLLWLADIAVRRLALPWGRMAERLAAAAMPWRRRGGTPAAAEAGAAPAGADAGLARLAARKARTASFYGAEGGGDTIAPGEPAPRTARPPAGGTGGEPAGPAPRARPASPPQEEAGGTGPGAAEAPGEGTLGRLLEAKRRGRR; this is encoded by the coding sequence GTGGGCGTTCAATTTAATCATCCGTGGGTATTGCTGCTGCTCATTTTGGCCGCTGCTGGTGCATTTTACGCGTACCGTTCGGATTTCCGCCTGCATGGCGGGAGGAAGAAATGGGCCGTCGGCCTGCGGGTGGCGATCGTTATTTTGCTGATATTGGCCCTGGCCGGTTTTCAGACCTTTACATGGGTTAAAAATAAGGAAGTCGTGTTTCTGATCGACCGTTCCGCCAGCATGGAGGATACGGATGCCGCATTGGCCTGGGCCGTGCAGGCAGCGGGGGCCAAAGGGGAGCAGGACAGCATTGCCGTCGTATCGGCGGGATTGGACGGCGCCATCGAGAAAAATCTCGATCCCCTGCCGCTGTCTAATGGCGGAGCCCGGGCCGAGGTGAATGCGGCTTTTACCCATCTGGAGAAGGGGCTTCAACTGGCCGGCAGTCTGTTCGGGGGCCAAGGGAACCAGCGGATCGTCGTCATCTCGGACGGCGAAGAAAATGTAGGAGATGCCCTCTCCGCAGCAAGAATGCTGAAGGAGAGAGGCATTGCTGTCGACGTGCTCCAGGTCCCGTCTAAAGAGCGGAAGGATGTCGCCGTCGAATCGCTGCATCTTCCGGAGAAGCTGTACAGAGCGGAGTCTTTTACGTTCGAGGTAGCGATACGCAGTACTTTTTCCGGCAGCGGCGAGCTTCGCTTGTATGAAGATAACCGGGAGATCGGGCGCAAAACGGTTGCGCTGGAGCGGGGGGAGAACCGCTTTGCCCTGCAAGGCCTGGCCAAGGAACCGGGGCTTCATCGCTACAAAGCGGAAATATTCATGGACGGGGACGAGCAGGCGGCGAACAATGAAAGTTATGCCTTTACCCGCGTCACCGGCAGCCCGAAGGTGCTGATCGTGGAAGGCAAGCCGGGAACGACCTCCAATCTGGAGAACGCGCTGAAATCAGGATTGATTCAATATGCAGTCACCGACCCGGGCATGCTTCCGGTGGAGTTGGCGAAATATGCCGGCTATGACAGCATTATTTTCAATAATGTGTCCGGCGAACAGGTTGGCGGCAAGCAGATGGAGCTTATCGAGCAGGCGGTACGTTCCTACGGCATCGGTTTTATGATGGTCGGCGGAGAAGAGAGCTTCGGCATGGGCGGATATTTCAAGACGCCGATCGAGAAGCTGCTGCCGGTATCGATGGAACTGCAGGGCAAACGCGAAATCCCATCCCTGGGGCTTGTTCTCGTCATTGACCGTTCGGGCAGCATGGAAGGAGACAAGATCAGGCTGGCGAAGGAATCGGCGATGCGGACGGTGGAGTTGCTGCGTTCCAAGGATACGGTCGGGGTTGTCGCATTTGATGACAGGCCGTGGTGGGTTGTAGAGCCGACGAAGCTCGGCAACCAGAAAGACGATGTCATTGCCAAGATCAACAGCATTCCGAGCGCGGGCGGGACAGATATTTACCCTGCCGTAGCGGAGGCGACAGATAAATTGCTGGGCATCGAGGCCCAGCGCAAGCATATCATTCTGCTCACGGATGGGCAGTCGGCGGTCAATTCGGGTTATACTGAGCTGTTAAGCACGATGAATGACAACCATATGACGATGTCCACCGTGGCAGTCGGCGACGGCGCGGACACACAGCTGCTGGAATCGCTCGCCCGAGGGGCCAAGGGGCGTTATTATTTCGTTAAAGACGCAACGACGCTGCCTACGATATTCAGCCGGGAAGCGGCCGTGATCGCCAGAACCTATATTGTAGACAAACCTTTTGTTCCGGCGATTGTGCAGCCTGGAGACTGGCGCGAATCGTTATCCGGCGGGCTGCCGACCATCTACGGTTATGTAGCCGCATCGGCCAAATCGACGGCGCAGACGGTGCTGGCGAGCCCGGAGCCCGACCCGCTGCTCGCCCGTTGGCAATACGGTTCTGGACGAACCGTGGCCTGGACGAGCGATCTGACGGGAAAATGGTCGCGGGATTGGGTGAGCTGGCCGGGCTTCCCGGATGCGTTTGCGGATATGGTGAAATGGACTTTCCCCCAATTTTCGGCTGCTCCATTTGAAGTAAGCACGACGGTGAAGGGGAATGAGGTTTATTTTGAAGTGGCCGCATCGGAAGGCGTAGCACCGCCCGATGAGCTGGAAGCGGTCATTTCCGGCGAGGATCTGAATGATGCTGCCGTGCCGCTTATCCAGACATCACCCGGAATCTACAGCGGAGTGACGGCAGTGAGGGAGCCGGGCTCCTTTCTGCTTCATTTGCAGGGCAAGCGCGGGGATGAAGTCGTGGAAGGCGGGGGAACGGGCACAGGGTTCGTGATTCCCTATTCTCCGGAGTACCGGATCGTGACAGAGGACGCCGGGGAGCAGCTGGCCAAGCTGGCCGATTTAACGGGCGGACGCGTGCTGGCTTGGGAGGAGCTGGGCGCGGCGTTCGACTTCCCGGTGCAGCCGCACAAGTCGCTGCGCAGCTGGGAGCGCGCGCTGCTCATCGCCGCGCTGCTGCTCTGGCTCGCCGACATCGCCGTGCGCCGTCTGGCGCTGCCCTGGGGCCGCATGGCAGAGCGGCTTGCTGCCGCCGCCATGCCCTGGCGCCGCCGCGGCGGTACGCCTGCAGCGGCAGAAGCCGGCGCCGCCCCTGCGGGAGCGGACGCCGGGCTGGCCCGGCTGGCCGCGCGCAAGGCGCGAACGGCCAGCTTCTACGGCGCAGAGGGCGGGGGCGATACTATCGCCCCCGGGGAGCCTGCGCCGCGTACGGCCCGTCCGCCTGCTGGCGGGACGGGCGGTGAGCCCGCGGGGCCAGCGCCGCGGGCCAGGCCGGCTTCCCCTCCGCAGGAGGAAGCCGGAGGCACGGGGCCCGGCGCGGCCGAGGCGCCGGGCGAGGGCACGCTTGGCCGGCTGCTGGAGGCCAAGCGGCGGGGGCGGCGCTAG
- a CDS encoding DUF58 domain-containing protein translates to MSDPLLPPSLLPRLERLSIASKRRVRGTMQGKRRSSRFGSSLEFADYREYAPGDDIRRFDWGVYSRTGRPFVRQYWDEQELQVSLYVDASASMDFGGGGVFGLADGLTSDDNKSDGNKPGSNPTGRNKADRNKLIYAKRLAASVGCMALASYDRVQAAVFDSEVVRQLSPVRGKASAPRLFSFLQSAEPGGEGRLSQALRQPKALPKQPGMTWIFSDFWLDGGIDELAEALSYYLAAGQEIVLVHVLSPEEISPALSGDLRLVDSELGTGKEIALTGKVLEEYRRTLQAYQAEIARFCSERAIFYIQMNTGVPLETGIFETLRGAGVLG, encoded by the coding sequence ATGAGCGATCCTCTGCTTCCGCCGTCTCTTCTCCCCCGCCTTGAGCGGCTGTCGATTGCGTCCAAGCGCCGGGTGCGCGGAACGATGCAGGGCAAGAGGCGCTCCAGCCGGTTTGGCTCGTCCCTGGAATTTGCCGATTACCGCGAATACGCGCCTGGGGACGACATCCGCCGCTTCGACTGGGGCGTCTATTCGCGGACGGGCCGGCCTTTCGTACGCCAGTATTGGGACGAGCAGGAGCTGCAGGTTAGTCTGTATGTAGACGCATCCGCCTCGATGGATTTTGGGGGCGGCGGAGTGTTCGGCCTGGCGGACGGGCTAACGTCTGATGATAACAAGTCTGACGGGAACAAACCCGGCAGCAATCCAACCGGCCGGAACAAAGCAGACCGGAACAAGCTGATTTATGCGAAGCGGCTTGCCGCTTCGGTTGGCTGTATGGCGCTAGCGTCATATGACCGCGTACAGGCAGCCGTTTTCGACTCGGAGGTAGTTAGGCAACTGTCGCCTGTACGCGGAAAAGCCTCGGCCCCCCGGTTGTTTTCGTTTCTGCAATCGGCGGAGCCGGGCGGCGAGGGCCGATTGTCCCAGGCGCTGCGTCAGCCCAAAGCGCTTCCGAAGCAGCCGGGAATGACCTGGATCTTTTCCGATTTCTGGCTGGACGGAGGCATAGATGAGCTGGCTGAGGCTTTGTCTTATTACCTTGCTGCGGGGCAGGAAATCGTCCTGGTCCACGTATTATCGCCGGAGGAAATCTCGCCCGCCTTAAGCGGAGATTTGCGGCTGGTGGACAGCGAGCTTGGGACGGGCAAGGAAATAGCCCTGACCGGAAAAGTGCTGGAGGAATACAGACGAACGCTGCAGGCATATCAAGCGGAAATTGCGCGATTCTGCAGCGAGCGGGCTATTTTTTATATACAGATGAACACGGGTGTTCCGCTAGAGACAGGGATCTTCGAAACGCTGCGCGGAGCGGGAGTGCTCGGCTAG
- the tkt gene encoding transketolase codes for MPLSDNKVIENLSITTIRTLAIDAIEKAKSGHPGMPMGAAPMGYQLFAKTMTHNPDQPTWINRDRFVLSAGHGSMLLYSLLHLSGYDLSLDDLKQFRQWGSKTPGHPEFGHTAGVDATTGPLGQGIAMAVGMALAETQLAATYNKGDYKIIDHYTYGICGDGDLMEGVASEAASLAGHLKLGKLIFLYDSNDITLDGKLNLSFSENVRQRFDAYGWQTLLVEDGNDLDAIEKAIAEAKADTERPTLIEVKTIIGYGSPNKQGKGGSGGTHGSPLGADEAKLTKEYYKWVYEEDFYVPEEVREHFAKVKEQGIAANKAWDELFAKYKAEYPELAAQFELAIAGDLPEGWDADLPKYSAEDKPVSTRVASGNALNGLTGGVPQLLGGSADLESSTMTHLKGLPLYTPESREGRNLYFGVREFAMAAAMNGIALHSGLKVFGGTFFVFTDYLRPAVRLSALMGLPVTYVLTHDSIAVGEDGPTHEPIEQLASLRIIPNLTVIRPADANETSAAWAYAVENKGNPVALVLTRQNLPVLEGTAEKAREGVKRGGYVVSEAKDGKPVAQLIASGSEVQLAVKAQAALAEEGIHVRVVSLSSWDLFDKQDQAYKDSVILPDVKARVAIEMAHPFGWERYVGEKGSIMGISTFGASAPGDKVIAEYGFTVENVVKHVKEQLK; via the coding sequence ATGCCACTTTCAGACAACAAGGTCATCGAAAATTTGTCGATCACTACGATTCGTACTCTTGCTATAGATGCGATCGAGAAAGCTAAGTCGGGCCACCCGGGCATGCCGATGGGGGCTGCGCCAATGGGTTACCAGCTGTTCGCCAAAACGATGACGCACAACCCTGACCAACCAACCTGGATCAACCGCGACCGCTTCGTATTGTCCGCCGGACACGGCTCCATGCTGCTCTACAGCTTGCTGCACCTGAGCGGTTATGATCTTTCCCTTGACGACCTTAAGCAATTCCGTCAATGGGGCAGTAAAACGCCGGGTCACCCTGAATTCGGACATACCGCAGGGGTAGATGCGACGACGGGTCCGCTTGGACAAGGTATTGCGATGGCCGTGGGTATGGCTCTGGCCGAAACTCAATTGGCGGCTACTTACAACAAGGGCGATTACAAAATCATCGACCACTATACTTACGGTATTTGCGGCGACGGAGACCTGATGGAAGGTGTAGCTAGTGAAGCGGCTTCTCTCGCAGGCCATCTGAAGCTTGGCAAGCTGATCTTCCTGTATGACTCCAACGACATAACGCTGGACGGCAAATTGAACCTGAGCTTCTCCGAGAATGTAAGACAGCGTTTTGACGCATATGGCTGGCAAACGCTGCTTGTAGAAGACGGCAATGATTTGGATGCGATCGAAAAAGCTATTGCTGAGGCCAAAGCGGATACCGAGCGTCCTACACTGATCGAAGTGAAGACGATTATCGGCTACGGCAGCCCGAACAAGCAAGGTAAAGGCGGATCCGGCGGAACGCACGGTTCACCGCTCGGCGCGGATGAAGCGAAGCTGACGAAAGAATATTACAAATGGGTATATGAAGAGGACTTCTACGTACCTGAAGAAGTGCGCGAGCATTTTGCAAAAGTAAAAGAACAAGGCATTGCTGCAAACAAAGCCTGGGATGAGCTGTTTGCGAAATACAAAGCAGAATACCCAGAGCTGGCAGCTCAATTCGAGCTTGCTATTGCGGGCGATCTTCCAGAGGGCTGGGATGCTGATCTTCCTAAATACAGTGCAGAGGACAAACCGGTATCGACGCGCGTGGCGTCCGGTAATGCGCTTAACGGCCTGACTGGCGGCGTTCCTCAGCTTCTTGGCGGATCCGCTGACCTTGAAAGCTCGACGATGACTCACCTGAAAGGATTGCCGCTCTACACACCTGAATCGCGCGAAGGCCGCAACCTGTATTTTGGTGTTCGCGAGTTTGCCATGGCTGCTGCGATGAACGGTATTGCGCTGCATAGCGGCCTTAAAGTATTCGGCGGTACGTTCTTCGTCTTTACAGACTACCTGCGTCCGGCAGTACGGTTGTCTGCGTTGATGGGCCTTCCGGTTACTTATGTTCTTACGCATGACAGTATCGCAGTCGGCGAAGACGGACCTACGCATGAGCCGATTGAACAGCTTGCTTCCCTGCGCATCATTCCTAACCTGACAGTCATTCGTCCGGCTGATGCCAACGAGACATCTGCGGCTTGGGCTTATGCGGTAGAGAACAAAGGCAATCCGGTAGCGCTGGTGCTGACTCGTCAAAACCTGCCTGTACTCGAAGGTACGGCCGAGAAAGCCCGTGAAGGCGTAAAACGCGGCGGATACGTTGTATCTGAAGCGAAGGACGGCAAACCGGTTGCTCAGCTGATTGCTTCTGGTTCTGAGGTGCAATTGGCAGTTAAAGCACAAGCGGCGCTTGCTGAGGAAGGCATCCATGTTCGCGTTGTCAGCCTGTCCAGCTGGGATCTGTTCGACAAGCAGGATCAAGCTTACAAAGATTCTGTTATTCTCCCAGACGTGAAAGCACGCGTAGCTATTGAAATGGCACATCCGTTCGGATGGGAGCGTTACGTTGGCGAGAAAGGCTCCATTATGGGCATTAGCACGTTCGGCGCATCTGCACCTGGCGACAAAGTCATTGCAGAGTACGGCTTTACGGTCGA